GCCAGCGGTTATCGTTGacctttattttactttaggAAAGTGACAAAATACGCAATAAAGACACCGAtgttatgtacaaatattatacacgTGGTCGTTACATCTGCTGTAAATAATACTAAGCAGACAACGTCATTAAAAAACGTCATTAAAAAAGATTACTTTTTCCCTAGGCATCATACACGCACATTTTTtaactaatttttaaatttacatcatTGAAATAGTTACTTATCTGTTCTAACGACATTTCGTGGTAGGTATCATTGTTTAAATCATGAACCTCAAACAAAGGTACCGACTGCATCGCTGTCTTGCCGATAACAATTACGTAAGGATAGCCTATTACGCGTGCGAGTTTCATTCGTTTACCAATCGTCAATTTCGTACGGTCATCCAGTATCGCGTCTATGCCGCATTTCTCAAGACTTTTGAACAGTTGCTCAACGTAGACAGATCCACCTTCTTCCTTGCTTCCTATCTGTGGATCAAGGCGACATGTAAAGTGACATATATCGGCATTCTTCAATAGATACGCGCCCAGACTTGTAATTGAACTTATTATTACCTTCGGTGATATGATGCATGCTGTATATGGTGCTAATTTCACAGGCCATCTTATTTCATCGTTCGCCGATAACATATCAACGACTAGCGTGAGGATGCGACTCAGTCCCAGGCCGAAACAGCCCATGACCATGGGTTTTACTTCATGCTGTTTCGCAAATACGGCTTTCAACGGCTGCGAATACTTCGTGCTCAGTAGAAACATGTGTCCCACCTGCACTTACGATTTGCATAAATGtacacttttatatataaaataaattatatatgaaagcaaatattttagaatCTTATTGCATTTGTATTTCGTACATACTTGAATGAGAAACAagtcaaatttaatttttgttaaaaaaaagttttacatTACCTCCGCAGAATTATATTGACGCAGTTCGCCTTTACATTCGGGACAACTTGTCGTCTTGGAGATAATCTGATTAATAGAGAAATCACATGCGGGACACCGCAGTATAACGTCCTCACCGATATCGGACACATAATGATATTCGTGTGATTTCAAGCCCCCGATTGTTCCCACATCACCTACGACTGTAAATAACTGCTATTTAATAATCATCCTGAAATAGATGGATCTGATTTCGTTATTACGTATctaggaaaatatatatacatatatgcgaatattaaaagtattagtTACCTTTTGCATAGTTCATACCAATCTGCTTAAAGATATTATCGTAAGACTCGCAGACCAAATCATACGTATGTTGCGCACCATCTAAACAAGCATCGAACGTATATAAATCCTTCATAATAAATTCTCTGCTACGTAGAAGGTCAAGTCGTGGTTTCATTTCGTCTCGCCATTTACTGGATATCTGATACAACCTCAAGGGTAATAGTTTACTGGATACAGGTCCCACCGACGACATTAGACCACAGATTGCTTCTTCATACGTCTGCAATAAGAAACAGGAATGTTTGAATCAGTCATTCTTCTACATGAATAAGATTCtatgttacaaaaataaaatagcagttaaatattgatataatatattaaaatatctcttattTACTTACTGgacttaataaatattcccTGTCGTGTCTGTCTGTAACTGTAAATAGTTCGGTTTTACTAGTATCATATCTATTAGTCTTTCTCCAGAGTGTAGCGGAAGTCAATGCTGGAAGCAGTATTTTCTCTGCGCCTAAGTTTGCCATTTCTTTATCaacaatgtttattaatttatttaagacCCGCATTCCTAATGGCAATAGAGCATACATGCCGGTACTAGCTGGTTTAATAATCCCATAATTAACCAGCAACTGAAAGTAAATAGTAACTTAAAGTACagtattcaaaaataaaaataaaagtaaaagtacACTTGTAATGTgcacattataatataatctcaaattaaataaaaaatttatagacATTTCTATTGCATCGAATAGGCTTTTTAccattaaaattaacaaattatgttGCTTTAAACTTCTTTTTTAAGTGAGCTAATGATTAATGATGCACAAGGTAATCTTTAAAACACACATACCTCATAACCTTTAAATGCGATTTCTGCCTTTCCTTCAGAATCATATAATCCACTTGCCATAGGATGAAATATCCTCGACACTCTaggtaaattaataattgttttacttgccatttttcgaaattgaCAGCAaagcagaaagaaaaataataatatgaaatcgGAATTCCTGGTAGTACCGGCAATCCGTGACACAGCGCACGAAATGGAGCGCGCATGACCGAAATCAGCTGTTACAGAAATGAGTGAAGATGACAACAGAAAGTACCACAGTATAAAAAACAAGACAAACTCTCGAAATGTATCGCTTGAACTTAATACTTCGCACGTCCAAGCGCATCGCATCAAACATCGTCTTCGTCCGATTAACAGAGGATGCTCGATACGCTCACGTCTGGAAAAATGCCTTTGCGAAACCTATGCAGCTCTGTACAGCAGCGAGATATCATTTCCGCGATAATCATAGATCGCAGGAAAGAAGATTCAGAAAGCTTCTTGCAACATCCTTGCATGTAGtgtttcttcattatttactgGGTATCGAGGATACCAGCGAGGAAGACGTTCCTGAAATAATTCTGACAATTAAACGATCTATATTGTTAATACAGGTTAGATGTCAATCATGAtgtgtcatatatatatttcttaaaagtGTGTGCATGCACGTGCGCAcagtagaataaaatatattttttatttgattcatACAGTTTCAGCAATGTTTGCTTTCCCTTTATAGAAGGGACAGTTCGATAAGGCAGAGCAAATGTTACATTTAGCGTTGCGTCAAGCGCAAACCATACAACATTACGACGCTATTACATACATTCACGATGCAATGGCTAATCTTGCGTTTGACACCGGGGATTATCGCAAAGCGCAGACCCTATTTAAATCTGTTTTACAAAGACTGATGTCAAATGGAGCCGCGGAGGATGACATGAGGGTCATCCACATAAGCCTAAAAATGGCTAAAGTGTTGGAACATCTAAAAGAACCAAAGTAAGtagatagatatatttattatattttgcctGCCCAACGCTCCGTTCAAGAGATACTGACTTCTGAGATTTGATATACTTTTAGGACCGCAGAGCAAGGCTACCAATTTTGTATGGAGAAGTTGAAAGAGCGCATTGAGAAAGATCCTGAGCACAAGGATGCTATCTTACTGCAGGGTATGACTTTTGATTGGTATGCGCGAATGCTGTTGTCACAATCTCGACATACCGAAGCTTTCAACTATTTTCTTCAGGCGTATAACATATGCAGAGAAATGAACGGTGAAGAGCATGAGCAGACTGTAGTTTTGCTGAATGACTTGGGAACTGTTTGCTACAAGCAAGGAAACTATGATGAAGCTATCAAATATCTGTCTGCTGCAGCAAAAATaggtaattataatattgagttaattcaaacgcaaaactttgtattaagaattaatgcaAAGTTGTGCGCTAAAAAATCGACACAGACTTTCCGGTCAAGCCATActtacatgtaatataattaatagataacgtattaaaaatctataacagatcatgtatattaatatatattaataataaatttgaacaTAATTAACTGTAGGTACATgcgtaatttatataaatcatatattgTGCTTCTAGGAAAGAATTTACCAGACATGGTCGATTTGAGTTGGATTCACGTAAATTTAGGGAATGTGTACCTTAAGAAAGGTCTTTACGACGAGGCCAGAAAATCGTGTctaaaaggaaggaaaatagcTAAAGCTAAGGATGATAATGATTCATTACTAGAAGCCGATGAATGCCTcaaagaaattaagaaattactaTCTTAAACTCTTGTGTCTAgacattaataaattgtacattGAATAGACACATAATTAAGtacttctaaaaata
The Ooceraea biroi isolate clonal line C1 chromosome 12, Obir_v5.4, whole genome shotgun sequence DNA segment above includes these coding regions:
- the LOC105276578 gene encoding probable proline--tRNA ligase, mitochondrial — protein: MASKTIINLPRVSRIFHPMASGLYDSEGKAEIAFKGYELLVNYGIIKPASTGMYALLPLGMRVLNKLINIVDKEMANLGAEKILLPALTSATLWRKTNRYDTSKTELFTVTDRHDREYLLSPTYEEAICGLMSSVGPVSSKLLPLRLYQISSKWRDEMKPRLDLLRSREFIMKDLYTFDACLDGAQHTYDLVCESYDNIFKQIGMNYAKVVGDVGTIGGLKSHEYHYVSDIGEDVILRCPACDFSINQIISKTTSCPECKGELRQYNSAEVGHMFLLSTKYSQPLKAVFAKQHEVKPMVMGCFGLGLSRILTLVVDMLSANDEIRWPVKLAPYTACIISPKIGSKEEGGSVYVEQLFKSLEKCGIDAILDDRTKLTIGKRMKLARVIGYPYVIVIGKTAMQSVPLFEVHDLNNDTYHEMSLEQISNYFNDVNLKIS
- the LOC105276577 gene encoding tetratricopeptide repeat protein 19 homolog, mitochondrial, translating into MYRLNLILRTSKRIASNIVFVRLTEDARYAHVWKNAFAKPMQLCTAARYHFRDNHRSQERRFRKLLATSLHVVFLHYLLGIEDTSEEDVPEIILTIKRSILLIQKGQFDKAEQMLHLALRQAQTIQHYDAITYIHDAMANLAFDTGDYRKAQTLFKSVLQRLMSNGAAEDDMRVIHISLKMAKVLEHLKEPKTAEQGYQFCMEKLKERIEKDPEHKDAILLQGMTFDWYARMLLSQSRHTEAFNYFLQAYNICREMNGEEHEQTVVLLNDLGTVCYKQGNYDEAIKYLSAAAKIGKNLPDMVDLSWIHVNLGNVYLKKGLYDEARKSCLKGRKIAKAKDDNDSLLEADECLKEIKKLLS